One genomic region from Cellulomonas hominis encodes:
- a CDS encoding methyl-accepting chemotaxis protein, translating to MATADRTPRARRASWFWDRPVALKIAVSLLVLGTTFALVGGVGAVALYRAGQHLEEMSGLTGDLQSAMSELRAAQTRSHLLVHRAAEAADDSVRAQLLESSAWTDRDVAAQIDAISQYPQSGTRQWTDFVDRWDAWVAYRDATLLPLVEAGDLAGLRTALAADASADPDWAGRALALAQGQVDAQVDEILAASRAEVDRTILALVVAFVVGAGLSGLLAVLVIRRITRAVRSVQGSLEAMAEGDLTVPAEVPWRDETGRMAEALAQAQESLRTTLAGVVTAAGSVEATAADLSASNGTVVAGSQETSAQAGVVAAAAEEVSRNVQAVAAGAEQMGASIREIAQNAAQAAKVAGQATDVAATTNEQVARLGASSQEIGNVVKVITSIAEQTNLLALNATIEAARAGEAGKGFAVVAGEVKELAQETAKATEDIARRVEAIQNDTSAAVVAIGQISQIIASINDYQLTIASAVEEQTATTTEMSRSVAEAAAGSGEIAGNITGVAGAAARSVAVLDEVSGHVADLATLSADLHSRVGRFTY from the coding sequence ATGGCCACCGCCGACCGCACCCCGCGAGCCCGCCGCGCGTCCTGGTTCTGGGACCGCCCCGTCGCGCTGAAGATCGCCGTGTCCCTGCTGGTGCTCGGCACCACCTTCGCCCTGGTCGGCGGGGTCGGCGCCGTCGCGCTGTACCGCGCCGGGCAGCACCTGGAGGAGATGTCCGGCCTGACCGGCGACCTGCAGTCCGCGATGTCCGAGCTCCGGGCCGCGCAGACCCGCAGCCACCTGCTGGTGCACCGGGCCGCCGAGGCCGCCGACGACTCCGTCCGGGCGCAGCTCCTGGAGTCCTCGGCCTGGACGGACCGGGACGTCGCCGCGCAGATCGACGCGATCTCGCAGTACCCGCAGTCCGGGACCCGGCAGTGGACGGACTTCGTCGACCGCTGGGACGCGTGGGTGGCCTACCGGGACGCCACGCTGCTTCCGCTCGTCGAGGCCGGCGACCTCGCCGGGCTGCGCACCGCGCTCGCGGCCGACGCGTCCGCCGACCCCGACTGGGCCGGCCGGGCGCTCGCGCTGGCGCAGGGCCAGGTGGACGCGCAGGTGGACGAGATCCTCGCCGCCAGCCGCGCCGAGGTGGACCGCACGATCCTCGCGCTCGTCGTCGCCTTCGTGGTCGGCGCCGGCCTGTCGGGGCTGCTCGCCGTCCTGGTGATCCGCCGGATCACCCGCGCGGTGCGCAGCGTGCAGGGCTCGCTCGAGGCCATGGCGGAGGGCGATCTCACCGTCCCGGCCGAGGTGCCGTGGCGCGACGAGACCGGCCGGATGGCCGAGGCGCTCGCGCAGGCGCAGGAGTCGCTGCGCACGACGCTGGCCGGGGTGGTCACCGCCGCGGGCTCGGTCGAGGCGACGGCCGCCGACCTGTCCGCGTCGAACGGCACCGTCGTGGCCGGCTCGCAGGAGACCTCCGCGCAGGCGGGCGTCGTCGCGGCCGCCGCGGAGGAGGTGTCCCGCAACGTGCAGGCGGTCGCCGCCGGCGCCGAGCAGATGGGCGCCAGCATCCGGGAGATCGCGCAGAACGCGGCGCAGGCCGCCAAGGTCGCGGGCCAGGCCACCGACGTCGCCGCCACCACGAACGAGCAGGTGGCCCGGCTCGGGGCGTCGTCCCAGGAGATCGGGAACGTCGTCAAGGTCATCACGTCGATCGCGGAGCAGACGAACCTCCTCGCGCTGAACGCGACCATCGAGGCGGCCCGAGCGGGCGAGGCCGGCAAGGGCTTCGCCGTGGTCGCGGGGGAGGTCAAGGAGCTCGCGCAGGAGACCGCCAAGGCCACGGAGGACATCGCCCGCCGCGTCGAGGCCATCCAGAACGACACCAGCGCCGCCGTGGTCGCCATCGGGCAGATCTCGCAGATCATCGCGAGCATCAACGACTACCAGCTCACCATCGCCAGCGCGGTGGAGGAGCAGACGGCCACCACCACCGAGATGTCCCGCTCCGTGGCCGAGGCCGCGGCCGGGTCGGGGGAGATCGCGGGCAACATCACCGGCGTCGCCGGCGCCGCGGCGCGCTCGGTGGCCGTGCTGGACGAGGTCTCCGGCCACGTGGCGGACCTCGCGACCCTGTCCGCGGACCTCCACAGCAGGGTGGGCCGTTTCACCTACTGA
- the chvE gene encoding multiple monosaccharide ABC transporter substrate-binding protein, translating into MRHASRLPAACAAVLAVAAAGALAGCGSVGAGAAGADGAERPLVGVAMPTTTSERWIADGENVQDQLRALGYDVDLEYAENDVPTQVAQLEDMIAAGADALVIGSIDGVALKDVLAEAAAQEIPVIAYDRLIRESGDVDYYATFDNARVGVQQATTLLQGLGVLDAAGEPTGAAGPYRVELFAGSPDDNNATVFFDGAMQVLRPYLDAGVLTVPSGQTDFATVATDAWDPKNATARMQTLLPLYAGQRLDGVLSPYDGISIAVLDAVKTLGYGTAQPLPVVTGQDAELASAKSIAAGEQYATVYKDTRQLAEVAVSMVKALLDGAEPETNDSSSYDNGVKVVPSYLLTPQVVTAENYRQVLVSGGYYTAEELG; encoded by the coding sequence ATGAGACACGCTTCGCGGCTCCCGGCCGCGTGCGCCGCCGTGCTGGCGGTGGCCGCGGCCGGGGCGCTCGCCGGGTGCGGGTCGGTCGGTGCGGGGGCGGCGGGGGCTGACGGCGCCGAGCGCCCGCTCGTCGGCGTCGCCATGCCTACCACGACGTCCGAGCGCTGGATCGCGGACGGTGAGAACGTCCAGGACCAGCTCCGCGCGCTCGGCTACGACGTCGACCTGGAGTACGCCGAGAACGACGTGCCCACGCAGGTGGCGCAGCTCGAGGACATGATCGCGGCGGGCGCCGACGCGCTCGTGATCGGGTCCATCGACGGCGTCGCGCTGAAGGACGTGCTGGCGGAGGCAGCCGCGCAGGAGATCCCCGTGATCGCCTACGACCGGCTGATCCGCGAGTCGGGGGACGTCGACTACTACGCCACCTTCGACAACGCGCGCGTCGGCGTGCAGCAGGCCACGACGCTGCTGCAGGGCCTCGGCGTGCTGGACGCGGCGGGGGAGCCCACGGGCGCCGCCGGCCCGTACCGGGTCGAGCTGTTCGCCGGGTCCCCGGACGACAACAACGCGACCGTGTTCTTCGACGGCGCGATGCAGGTGCTCCGGCCGTACCTGGACGCCGGCGTGCTGACCGTCCCGTCCGGGCAGACCGACTTCGCCACGGTCGCCACCGACGCCTGGGACCCGAAGAACGCCACCGCCCGGATGCAGACGCTGCTGCCGCTGTACGCCGGCCAGCGCCTGGACGGCGTGCTCTCGCCGTACGACGGCATCTCGATCGCCGTCCTCGACGCGGTCAAGACCCTCGGCTACGGCACCGCCCAGCCGTTGCCGGTCGTCACCGGCCAGGACGCCGAGCTCGCCTCCGCGAAGTCGATCGCCGCGGGGGAGCAGTACGCGACGGTCTACAAGGACACCCGGCAGCTCGCCGAGGTCGCGGTCTCGATGGTCAAGGCGCTGCTCGACGGCGCGGAGCCCGAGACCAACGACAGCTCCTCGTACGACAACGGCGTGAAGGTCGTCCCGTCGTACCTGCTGACCCCGCAGGTCGTCACCGCCGAGAACTACCGCCAGGTCCTCGTGTCCGGCGGCTACTACACCGCCGAGGAGCTGGGCTGA
- a CDS encoding methyl-accepting chemotaxis protein produces MSAQQGTSRRIWADRPVLVKILTAVAVMAAMTAVVTAVAVSSLSTLRADAAEMYSGNVTPLQQLTEIQRSFQGDRARVIQYGIADAETRATLAEELTTRQQDLDAQIAEYRAGAVDDAQVDAVVAALDAYYAAAEDTLFPLADAGDAAGFAAYFDDTIRPLTTGVVDAMQVETAAQGDQAAALAEETDGVAARSILITVLTAVLGALAATALAYVVARGIVRRIGGVSRSLAAAGDGDLTVPSGVVGGDELGRLAVDLERTQDSLRTLVSGVAETAHTVAAAAEELSAASTQVVAGSDETSAQAGVVAAAAEQVSRNVQTVAAGAEQMGASIREIAQNASQAAKVAGQATDAAAATNEQVARLGASSQEIGNVVKVITSIAEQTNLLALNATIEAARAGEAGKGFAVVAGEVKELAQETAKATEDIARRVDAIQGDTTGAVQAIGEISQIIASINDYQLTIASAVEEQTATTTEMSRSVAEAATGSGEIATNITGVASAASTSSQTLNQMGDSIGELARMSEDLRGRVSRFTY; encoded by the coding sequence ATGAGCGCGCAGCAGGGCACCTCCCGACGGATCTGGGCCGACCGGCCCGTCCTGGTCAAGATCCTCACGGCGGTCGCCGTGATGGCGGCGATGACGGCGGTCGTGACCGCGGTGGCGGTCAGCTCGCTGAGCACGCTCCGCGCGGACGCCGCCGAGATGTACTCCGGCAACGTCACGCCGCTGCAGCAGCTCACCGAGATCCAGCGCTCGTTCCAGGGCGACCGGGCGCGCGTGATCCAGTACGGCATCGCGGACGCCGAGACCCGCGCGACGCTGGCCGAGGAGCTCACCACCCGCCAGCAGGACCTCGACGCGCAGATCGCCGAGTACCGCGCGGGCGCCGTCGACGACGCCCAGGTCGACGCGGTCGTCGCCGCCCTGGACGCGTACTACGCCGCGGCCGAGGACACGCTGTTCCCGCTGGCGGACGCCGGCGACGCCGCGGGCTTCGCCGCGTACTTCGACGACACGATCCGGCCGCTGACGACCGGCGTCGTGGACGCCATGCAGGTGGAGACCGCCGCGCAGGGCGACCAGGCCGCCGCGCTCGCCGAGGAGACCGACGGCGTCGCCGCCCGCTCGATCCTCATCACCGTGCTGACGGCGGTGCTCGGCGCGCTGGCCGCCACCGCGCTCGCGTACGTCGTGGCCCGGGGCATCGTGCGCCGGATCGGCGGCGTGTCCCGCAGCCTCGCGGCGGCCGGCGACGGCGACCTGACGGTGCCGTCCGGCGTCGTCGGCGGGGACGAGCTCGGCCGGCTCGCGGTGGACCTGGAGCGCACGCAGGACAGCCTGCGGACCCTGGTGTCCGGCGTCGCCGAGACCGCGCACACCGTCGCCGCGGCCGCCGAGGAGCTGTCGGCCGCGTCCACCCAGGTCGTCGCCGGCTCCGACGAGACCTCCGCGCAGGCGGGCGTGGTGGCCGCCGCCGCGGAGCAGGTGTCCCGGAACGTGCAGACGGTCGCAGCGGGCGCCGAGCAGATGGGCGCCTCCATCCGGGAGATCGCGCAGAACGCCTCGCAGGCCGCCAAGGTCGCCGGCCAGGCCACCGACGCGGCGGCGGCGACCAACGAGCAGGTCGCCCGCCTCGGTGCGTCGTCCCAGGAGATCGGGAACGTCGTCAAGGTCATCACGAGCATCGCGGAGCAGACGAACCTGCTCGCCCTCAACGCCACGATCGAGGCGGCGCGCGCGGGCGAGGCGGGCAAGGGCTTCGCGGTCGTGGCCGGCGAGGTCAAGGAGCTGGCGCAGGAGACCGCGAAGGCCACGGAGGACATCGCCCGCCGGGTCGACGCGATCCAGGGCGACACGACCGGCGCCGTGCAGGCGATCGGCGAGATCTCGCAGATCATCGCGAGCATCAACGACTACCAGCTCACCATCGCCAGCGCGGTGGAGGAGCAGACGGCCACCACCACGGAGATGTCCCGGTCGGTGGCCGAGGCCGCCACGGGTTCGGGCGAGATCGCCACGAACATCACCGGCGTGGCGTCCGCGGCGTCCACGTCGAGCCAGACGCTCAACCAGATGGGCGACTCGATCGGCGAGCTCGCGCGCATGTCCGAGGACCTGCGCGGGCGGGTGTCCCGCTTCACCTACTGA
- a CDS encoding methyl-accepting chemotaxis protein — MSVTTTSTSTPSRAAALDRVPTPRGPGRSAPARAPRSGPRRGTAWFANRGVRTKILQLLALVVVVVAATGTFAAVRMDALAASTATVQTVSANVIGPISVVHQEEIKARMLIAQAAGSVTETDAQQQEQLDRMAATDADLQAAADAFEVGIGDTVVPGWEDFKAAWAQWQQVRDEQLVPAAFSGDDVLFAQITDGPAQDAVDAMVAALEQADVSAADYLKSVSDQAAADARSGSQILLVVLAAGVVLVGAVGLVIAGMIRRQVTEVQRAVEALADGDLTVTPQVDTDDELGQMSRALTRAQQNLRGAISGVVETAQTVAAAAEELSAASSQVVAGSDETSAQAGVVAAAAEQVSRNVQTVAAGAEQMGASIREIAQNSSQAAKVAGQATDVAASTNDQVSRLGVSSQEIGNVVKVITSIAEQTNLLALNATIEAARAGEAGKGFAVVAGEVKELAQETAKATEDIARRVEAIQDDTSGAVAAIGEISHIIASINDYQLTIASAVEEQTATTNEMSRSVAEAATGSGEIATNITGVASAAAESSQTLNQMGASIAELARMSEDLRARVSGFRY, encoded by the coding sequence ATGAGCGTCACCACGACGTCGACGTCGACGCCCTCCCGGGCGGCGGCGCTCGACCGGGTGCCCACGCCGCGCGGCCCGGGCCGGTCCGCCCCGGCGCGCGCGCCCCGGAGCGGCCCGCGCCGCGGCACGGCCTGGTTCGCGAACCGCGGCGTGCGCACCAAGATCCTCCAGCTCCTCGCGCTGGTCGTCGTCGTGGTCGCCGCGACCGGCACGTTCGCCGCGGTCCGCATGGACGCGCTCGCGGCCAGCACGGCCACCGTGCAGACCGTCAGCGCGAACGTCATCGGCCCGATCTCCGTCGTGCACCAGGAGGAGATCAAGGCGCGCATGCTCATCGCGCAGGCGGCGGGCAGCGTCACCGAGACCGACGCGCAGCAGCAGGAGCAGCTCGACCGCATGGCCGCGACCGACGCGGACCTGCAGGCCGCGGCCGACGCCTTCGAGGTCGGCATCGGCGACACCGTCGTGCCCGGCTGGGAGGACTTCAAGGCCGCGTGGGCGCAGTGGCAGCAGGTCAGGGACGAGCAGCTCGTCCCCGCGGCCTTCTCGGGCGACGACGTGCTGTTCGCGCAGATCACCGACGGCCCGGCGCAGGACGCCGTGGACGCGATGGTCGCGGCGCTCGAGCAGGCCGACGTCTCCGCGGCCGACTACCTGAAGTCCGTCTCGGACCAGGCCGCGGCCGACGCCCGCTCCGGCTCGCAGATCCTGCTCGTGGTCCTCGCGGCGGGCGTCGTGCTGGTCGGCGCGGTCGGCCTGGTCATCGCCGGCATGATCCGCCGCCAGGTCACCGAGGTGCAGCGCGCGGTCGAGGCCCTGGCGGACGGCGACCTGACGGTCACCCCGCAGGTCGACACGGACGACGAGCTCGGCCAGATGTCCCGCGCGCTGACCCGCGCGCAGCAGAACCTCCGGGGCGCCATCTCGGGTGTCGTCGAGACGGCGCAGACCGTCGCGGCCGCGGCCGAGGAGCTATCGGCGGCGTCGAGCCAGGTCGTCGCCGGGTCGGACGAGACGTCCGCGCAGGCGGGCGTGGTGGCCGCGGCGGCCGAGCAGGTGTCGCGGAACGTGCAGACGGTCGCGGCGGGTGCCGAGCAGATGGGCGCGTCGATCCGGGAGATCGCGCAGAACTCCTCGCAGGCGGCCAAGGTCGCGGGCCAGGCCACCGACGTGGCGGCCAGCACCAACGACCAGGTGTCCCGCCTGGGCGTCTCGTCGCAGGAGATCGGCAACGTGGTCAAGGTCATCACGAGCATCGCGGAGCAGACGAACCTGCTGGCGCTGAACGCGACGATCGAGGCGGCGCGGGCCGGTGAGGCGGGCAAGGGCTTCGCCGTGGTCGCGGGGGAGGTCAAGGAGCTGGCGCAGGAGACCGCCAAGGCCACGGAGGACATCGCGCGCCGGGTGGAGGCGATCCAGGACGACACCAGCGGTGCGGTGGCGGCGATCGGGGAGATCTCGCACATCATCGCGAGCATCAACGACTACCAGCTGACGATCGCGTCGGCCGTGGAGGAGCAGACCGCCACGACGAACGAGATGTCCCGGTCGGTGGCCGAGGCCGCGACGGGCTCGGGCGAGATCGCCACGAACATCACCGGCGTCGCCTCGGCCGCCGCGGAGTCCAGCCAGACCCTCAACCAGATGGGCGCCTCCATCGCGGAGCTCGCCCGGATGTCCGAGGACCTCCGCGCGCGGGTCAGCGGCTTCCGCTACTGA
- a CDS encoding methyl-accepting chemotaxis protein: MSDPTATARPRRGLRSSIAGKVLGLLAAAGLVAVLTVVSAAVSLGQLREDVRSTSGNVIQLGQVSDLQRALQAGRARMVEYPAATDEVRADLRTQLEDYKTSIAEQQAAYDDVAVDAEAWAALDSGWSEMVRLAESELFPLADSGDVAGAAAFYRAEILPQTTVAADAIAQENEAVAAVADTDSDHASSTVSSTLLLVVLLVVVGLALVLAVGLRVARRLSRDANEVRRALEAMAEGDLTVTAHVRSTDELGAMARALDTAQGSLRGVVSGVVETAQTVAAAAEELSAAPTQVVSGSDETSAQAGVVAAAAEQVSRNVQTVAAGAEQMGASIREIAQNASEAAKVAGRATDVAAATNEQVARLGTSSLEIGNVVKAITSIAEQTNLLALNATIEAARAGEAGKGFAVVAGEVKELAQETAKATEDIVRRVEAIQNDTGSAVTAIGEIGQIIASINDYQLTIASAVEEQTAATTEMSRSVAEAATGSGEIATNITGVASAASTSSQTLNQMGDAIGELARMSEDLRGRVSRFTY, translated from the coding sequence ATGTCCGACCCGACCGCCACCGCCCGCCCCCGCCGGGGCCTGCGGTCCTCGATCGCCGGCAAGGTGCTCGGCCTGCTCGCCGCCGCCGGCCTCGTCGCGGTGCTCACCGTCGTCTCCGCGGCGGTCAGCCTCGGCCAGCTCCGGGAGGACGTGCGGTCCACCTCGGGCAACGTCATCCAGCTCGGCCAGGTCAGCGACCTGCAGCGCGCCCTCCAGGCGGGCCGCGCCCGCATGGTCGAGTACCCCGCCGCGACCGACGAGGTGCGCGCCGACCTGCGCACCCAGCTCGAGGACTACAAGACGAGCATCGCCGAGCAGCAGGCGGCCTACGACGACGTCGCGGTCGACGCCGAGGCGTGGGCGGCCCTCGACTCCGGCTGGTCCGAGATGGTCCGGCTGGCGGAGAGCGAGCTGTTCCCGCTCGCGGACTCCGGCGACGTCGCCGGCGCCGCGGCCTTCTACCGGGCCGAGATCCTGCCGCAGACCACCGTCGCGGCCGACGCGATCGCCCAGGAGAACGAGGCCGTCGCGGCGGTCGCCGACACGGACTCGGACCACGCGAGCAGCACCGTGTCGAGCACGCTGCTGCTGGTCGTGCTGCTGGTCGTCGTCGGCCTCGCCCTGGTGCTGGCGGTCGGCCTGCGCGTGGCCCGCCGCCTGTCCCGCGACGCGAACGAGGTGCGCCGGGCCCTGGAGGCGATGGCCGAGGGCGACCTGACGGTGACCGCGCACGTGCGCAGCACCGACGAGCTCGGGGCGATGGCCCGCGCGCTCGACACCGCCCAGGGCAGCCTGCGCGGCGTGGTGTCGGGCGTCGTCGAGACGGCGCAGACCGTCGCGGCCGCGGCCGAGGAGCTCTCGGCCGCGCCCACCCAGGTGGTGTCCGGCTCCGACGAGACCTCCGCGCAGGCGGGCGTCGTCGCGGCGGCGGCCGAGCAGGTGTCCCGGAACGTGCAGACCGTCGCGGCGGGTGCCGAGCAGATGGGCGCCTCCATCCGGGAGATCGCGCAGAACGCGTCCGAGGCGGCCAAGGTCGCCGGGCGCGCCACCGACGTGGCCGCGGCCACGAACGAGCAGGTCGCGCGCCTCGGCACGTCGAGCCTGGAGATCGGCAACGTCGTCAAGGCGATCACCAGCATCGCGGAGCAGACCAACCTCCTCGCGCTGAACGCGACCATCGAGGCCGCGCGGGCCGGCGAGGCGGGCAAGGGCTTCGCGGTCGTGGCCGGCGAGGTCAAGGAGCTGGCCCAGGAGACCGCCAAGGCGACCGAGGACATCGTGCGCCGCGTCGAGGCCATCCAGAACGACACCGGGTCCGCGGTCACGGCGATCGGCGAGATCGGGCAGATCATCGCGTCGATCAACGACTACCAGCTGACGATCGCGAGCGCGGTGGAGGAGCAGACGGCCGCCACCACGGAGATGTCCCGCTCGGTGGCCGAGGCCGCGACGGGCTCCGGGGAGATCGCCACGAACATCACGGGCGTGGCGTCCGCGGCGTCCACGTCGAGCCAGACGCTCAACCAGATGGGCGACGCCATCGGCGAGCTCGCGCGCATGTCCGAGGACCTGCGCGGCCGGGTGTCCCGCTTCACCTACTGA
- a CDS encoding chemotaxis protein CheW — protein sequence MSQYVTFTLGGSLYGVDVTRVQEALRSHTRTRVPLAPPGVAGLVNLRGQVVLTVDLRPRLGLKALGEDAEPMMVVVQVAGEPVSLLVDEIGDVMEVGPETFEAPPDTLDAALRPLILGAHKLDGRLLLVLDVDQATAA from the coding sequence ATGAGCCAGTACGTCACGTTCACGCTCGGCGGCAGCCTGTACGGGGTGGACGTCACCCGCGTGCAGGAGGCGCTGCGCTCGCACACCCGTACCCGGGTCCCGCTGGCCCCGCCGGGGGTGGCCGGGCTGGTGAACCTCCGCGGGCAGGTCGTGCTCACGGTGGACCTGCGCCCGCGCCTGGGGCTGAAGGCCCTCGGCGAGGACGCGGAGCCGATGATGGTCGTGGTGCAGGTGGCCGGCGAGCCGGTCAGCCTGCTGGTCGACGAGATCGGCGACGTCATGGAGGTCGGCCCCGAGACGTTCGAGGCGCCGCCGGACACGCTGGACGCCGCGCTGCGGCCGCTGATCCTCGGCGCGCACAAGCTCGACGGCCGGCTGCTGCTGGTCCTCGACGTGGACCAGGCCACCGCGGCCTGA
- a CDS encoding chemotaxis protein CheA produces MDEIVREFLVESHENLDQLDQDLVALESEPGSRSLLASVFRTIHTIKGTSGFLAFSRLERVAHAGENLLVELRDGRRSMDQPTTDVLLRLVDTIREILRAIEVDGGEGGVEVDAVIAAIEAIQATDPSAATEPAAEPAEAPAAEHAAQPEAAAVPPAPEPAPAPAAEDAPPALPTPRTPEPAAPARAIGEPAPAPAAAAAPAPAPAPTPAQTPAPAPAAVPASDEVGSLRTGAADASIRVDVDLLDALMRQVGELVLARNQISRLATGTDDVDLARSAQRLNLIAGELQEGVMKTRMQPIEHLWSKMPRMVRDVAAACHREVQLELSGGDTELDRSLLEAVKDPLTHLVRNAVDHGIEASEDRVAAGKAPKGVLSLRAYHASGQVVVEVADDGRGIDPEKIGAKAVQKGLRTTDQVAAMSAGDLLQLLFLPGFSTAEAVTNVSGRGVGMDVVRTKIESIGGAVDVESTVGRGTTWRLRIPLTLAIMPALTVECSGDLYAIPQVNLLELVALDSQRSESGIEHVHEAAVYRLRGELLPLVSLSSVLEVGGERPDNAVIAVVQSDHQRFGLLVDRVLNTEEIVVKPLSARLKAVGAYAGATVLGDGHVALILDVQAIARRALAGELDTAARDAHANAAAALAHEVQQVLVVGIGGGRQVAMPLASVARLEHVQAEQVEYVGGREVVQYRGTILPLARLDRILGAYGEQDAAELLLVVYSRGDRSVGLVVREIVDIVDDDSARHSDIEDAGLVGSTVLGDRVTELLDVRRAILAADPAFYDERAELRSTYDDLPTQVGGPELVGATR; encoded by the coding sequence ATGGACGAGATCGTCCGCGAGTTCCTGGTCGAGAGCCATGAGAACCTCGACCAGCTCGACCAGGACCTGGTGGCCCTGGAGAGCGAACCAGGATCGCGCTCGCTGCTCGCGAGCGTGTTCCGGACGATCCACACGATCAAGGGCACGAGCGGGTTCCTCGCGTTCTCCCGCCTGGAGCGGGTGGCGCACGCGGGCGAGAACCTGCTGGTGGAGCTGCGGGACGGCCGCCGCTCGATGGACCAGCCGACGACCGACGTGCTGCTGCGCCTCGTGGACACCATCCGCGAGATCCTGCGCGCGATCGAGGTCGACGGCGGCGAGGGCGGCGTGGAGGTCGACGCGGTGATCGCGGCGATCGAGGCCATCCAGGCGACGGACCCGTCGGCGGCCACGGAGCCGGCCGCCGAGCCCGCCGAGGCGCCCGCCGCCGAGCACGCCGCCCAGCCGGAGGCCGCCGCGGTGCCCCCCGCGCCGGAGCCGGCCCCCGCGCCCGCCGCCGAGGACGCGCCCCCGGCGCTCCCCACCCCCCGGACCCCGGAGCCGGCCGCCCCCGCGCGCGCCATCGGCGAGCCCGCCCCCGCGCCCGCCGCTGCCGCCGCGCCGGCACCGGCCCCGGCCCCCACCCCGGCGCAGACCCCCGCCCCGGCCCCGGCCGCGGTCCCCGCGAGCGACGAGGTCGGCAGCCTGCGCACCGGCGCGGCCGACGCGTCGATCCGCGTGGACGTCGACCTGCTCGACGCGCTCATGCGGCAGGTCGGCGAGCTGGTCCTGGCCCGCAACCAGATCAGCCGGCTCGCGACGGGCACCGACGACGTCGACCTGGCCCGCTCCGCGCAGCGCCTCAACCTCATCGCCGGGGAGCTGCAGGAGGGGGTCATGAAGACCCGCATGCAGCCCATCGAGCACCTGTGGTCGAAGATGCCGCGCATGGTCCGCGACGTCGCGGCGGCGTGCCACCGCGAGGTGCAGCTGGAGCTGTCCGGCGGCGACACCGAGCTGGACCGCAGCCTGCTGGAGGCCGTGAAGGACCCGCTGACGCACCTGGTGCGCAACGCGGTCGACCACGGCATCGAGGCCTCGGAGGACCGGGTCGCCGCGGGGAAGGCGCCGAAGGGCGTGCTGTCCCTGCGGGCGTACCACGCGTCCGGTCAGGTCGTCGTGGAGGTCGCGGACGACGGCCGCGGCATCGACCCCGAGAAGATCGGCGCGAAGGCGGTCCAGAAGGGCCTGCGCACGACGGACCAGGTCGCCGCCATGAGCGCGGGCGACCTGCTGCAGCTGCTGTTCCTGCCGGGCTTCTCGACCGCGGAGGCCGTCACGAACGTCTCCGGCCGGGGCGTCGGCATGGACGTGGTGCGCACGAAGATCGAGTCGATCGGCGGCGCGGTGGACGTGGAGTCCACGGTGGGCCGGGGCACGACGTGGCGGCTGCGCATCCCGCTGACGCTGGCGATCATGCCGGCGCTGACCGTGGAGTGCTCGGGCGACCTGTACGCGATCCCGCAGGTGAACCTGCTGGAGCTCGTGGCCCTGGACTCGCAGCGCTCGGAGTCCGGCATCGAGCACGTGCACGAGGCCGCGGTGTACCGGCTGCGCGGCGAGCTGCTGCCGCTGGTGTCGCTGTCGTCCGTGCTGGAGGTCGGCGGGGAGCGCCCGGACAACGCGGTGATCGCGGTGGTGCAGTCCGACCACCAGCGGTTCGGCCTGCTGGTCGACCGGGTGCTCAACACCGAGGAGATCGTGGTCAAGCCGCTGTCGGCCCGGCTGAAGGCCGTCGGCGCGTACGCCGGCGCGACCGTGCTGGGCGACGGGCACGTCGCGCTCATCCTCGACGTCCAGGCCATCGCCCGCCGGGCGCTCGCGGGCGAGCTCGACACCGCCGCCCGGGACGCGCACGCCAACGCGGCGGCCGCGCTCGCGCACGAGGTGCAGCAGGTGCTCGTGGTCGGCATCGGCGGCGGCCGGCAGGTCGCGATGCCGCTGGCGTCCGTCGCCCGGCTGGAGCACGTGCAGGCGGAGCAGGTCGAGTACGTGGGCGGCCGGGAGGTCGTGCAGTACCGCGGCACGATCCTGCCGCTGGCCCGGCTCGACCGGATCCTGGGCGCCTACGGCGAGCAGGACGCCGCGGAGCTGCTGCTCGTCGTGTACAGCCGCGGCGACCGCAGCGTCGGCCTGGTGGTCCGGGAGATCGTCGACATCGTCGACGACGACTCGGCCCGGCACTCCGACATCGAGGACGCCGGCCTGGTCGGGTCCACGGTGCTCGGCGACCGCGTCACGGAGCTGCTGGACGTCCGCCGCGCGATCCTCGCCGCGGACCCGGCGTTCTACGACGAGCGCGCGGAGCTGCGGTCCACGTACGACGACCTCCCGACGCAGGTCGGCGGGCCCGAGCTGGTGGGAGCGACCCGATGA
- the csrA gene encoding carbon storage regulator CsrA: MLVLSRRVGERLVIGDDIVVTVIEVRSDGVRLGIDAPRSVSVHRAEVLEAVTAANVAATDAGDDAVESLRGLLAPPADDAERRPQD, translated from the coding sequence ATGCTGGTGCTGAGCAGGCGGGTCGGTGAGCGACTCGTCATCGGGGACGACATCGTCGTGACCGTGATCGAGGTGCGCAGCGACGGCGTGCGCCTCGGCATCGACGCGCCCCGGTCGGTGTCCGTGCACCGCGCCGAGGTGCTCGAGGCCGTGACCGCGGCCAACGTCGCCGCGACCGACGCGGGCGACGACGCCGTCGAGTCCCTGCGCGGCCTGCTCGCCCCGCCCGCCGACGACGCCGAGCGCCGCCCGCAGGACTGA